In a single window of the Streptomyces sp. NBC_00094 genome:
- a CDS encoding alpha/beta fold hydrolase — MTALTQPAAWTGMVPVDDTALAVTDTGGTGRPVVYLNGSYADQKHWRRVITELGGGDYRHISYDERARGKSDLATDYSFEACLRDLDAVLTARGVERPILVGWSYGAMLAVHWAARNPGRVLGVVSVDGALPHDWLDDAAKVQIRKLFRRLSPVFPVARRLGMAARMSAAEHAEINIEVNELCAPAALDPVFDQITAPTRYVLATGGNLGGDPVLMEKIRGNLTPVIARNPHIQLSAKVPSNHSKILRKDFRAVATAVRELTTTPDHQAG, encoded by the coding sequence ATGACCGCTCTCACGCAGCCCGCCGCCTGGACCGGCATGGTCCCGGTCGACGACACCGCGCTCGCGGTGACCGACACCGGCGGCACCGGCCGCCCCGTGGTCTACCTCAACGGCTCCTACGCCGACCAGAAGCACTGGCGCCGCGTCATCACCGAACTCGGCGGCGGCGACTACCGCCACATCAGCTACGACGAGCGGGCCCGCGGCAAGTCCGACCTCGCCACGGACTACTCCTTCGAAGCGTGCCTGCGCGACCTGGACGCCGTCCTCACCGCCCGGGGCGTGGAGCGCCCGATCCTGGTCGGCTGGTCCTACGGCGCGATGCTCGCCGTCCACTGGGCCGCACGGAACCCCGGCCGGGTCCTGGGCGTGGTCTCCGTCGACGGCGCCCTGCCCCACGACTGGCTCGACGACGCCGCCAAGGTCCAGATCCGCAAGCTCTTCCGCCGCCTCAGCCCGGTCTTCCCCGTCGCCCGCCGCCTCGGCATGGCCGCCCGGATGAGCGCCGCCGAACACGCCGAGATCAACATCGAGGTCAACGAACTCTGCGCACCCGCCGCCCTCGACCCCGTCTTCGACCAGATCACCGCACCCACCCGCTACGTCCTGGCCACCGGCGGCAACCTCGGCGGCGACCCGGTCCTCATGGAGAAGATCCGCGGCAACCTCACCCCCGTCATCGCCCGCAACCCCCACATCCAGCTCAGCGCCAAGGTCCCCAGCAACCACTCCAAGATCCTCCGCAAGGACTTCCGGGCCGTCGCCACCGCCGTCCGCGAACTCACCACCACCCCCGACCACCAGGCCGGATGA
- a CDS encoding HAD family phosphatase: MTSTSTFVLFDVDGTLMDAVADQRRMWHEWAARYGLDGDEVYAVALRTRPVETFAAVAPGQDPDECLALLHELEDEDVRTGTYAAYDGAAELLAGLSADRWALVTSNYEHRVRGRFERTGLPLPGLIVDAASVAEGKPSPVPYLLAAEKLGADPADCLVIEDAPSGVRSGLAAGMTVWSVNGPALVDGAHRHFRTLAEAAPHILAAAPVRSTL; the protein is encoded by the coding sequence GTGACCTCCACCAGCACCTTCGTCCTCTTCGACGTCGACGGCACCCTCATGGACGCCGTCGCCGACCAGCGCCGCATGTGGCACGAGTGGGCCGCGCGGTACGGGCTCGACGGGGACGAGGTGTACGCCGTCGCGCTCCGGACACGGCCCGTCGAGACCTTCGCGGCCGTCGCCCCGGGGCAGGACCCGGACGAGTGCCTCGCCCTTCTGCACGAGCTGGAGGACGAGGACGTCCGTACGGGGACGTACGCGGCGTACGACGGGGCCGCCGAGCTGCTCGCCGGGCTCTCGGCCGACCGGTGGGCGCTGGTCACGTCGAACTACGAGCACCGGGTGCGGGGGCGGTTCGAGCGGACCGGGCTGCCGCTGCCGGGGCTCATCGTGGACGCGGCCTCCGTGGCCGAGGGGAAGCCGTCGCCCGTCCCGTACCTGCTGGCCGCCGAGAAGCTGGGCGCGGACCCGGCGGACTGCCTGGTCATCGAGGACGCGCCCTCCGGGGTCCGCTCGGGGCTCGCGGCCGGGATGACGGTCTGGTCGGTCAACGGCCCGGCCCTCGTGGACGGCGCCCACCGGCACTTCCGGACTTTGGCGGAGGCGGCCCCGCACATCCTGGCGGCGGCTCCGGTGCGGAGCACGCTCTAG
- a CDS encoding GNAT family N-acetyltransferase, with protein MLKGTKVGLRARHEDDIPILLTELYDDAVIGSRAEGGPWRPITPGSKDPRLVVDDKDQTSVPFSVVELEGGTLVGTANLWGIDNHNRCAHIGLGLLPAARGKGYSTDVVATLCHYGFVVRGMQRLQIETLADNTAMLRSAERNGFVREGVLRSSAWVLGEFLDEVLLGLLAQDWKPNTP; from the coding sequence ATGCTTAAAGGCACCAAGGTCGGGCTCAGGGCCCGGCACGAGGACGACATCCCGATCCTGCTGACCGAGCTCTACGACGACGCGGTCATCGGCTCGCGGGCGGAAGGCGGGCCGTGGCGGCCGATCACGCCCGGCTCGAAGGATCCGCGGCTCGTGGTGGACGACAAGGACCAGACGAGCGTCCCGTTCTCCGTGGTGGAGCTGGAGGGCGGCACGCTGGTCGGCACCGCGAACTTGTGGGGCATCGACAACCACAACCGGTGCGCGCACATCGGCCTCGGGCTGCTGCCGGCCGCGCGCGGCAAGGGCTACAGCACCGACGTGGTCGCGACGCTGTGCCACTACGGCTTCGTCGTGCGCGGCATGCAGCGACTGCAGATCGAGACGCTGGCGGACAACACCGCGATGCTGCGCTCCGCCGAGCGCAACGGCTTCGTCCGCGAGGGCGTACTGCGCTCCTCGGCCTGGGTGCTGGGCGAGTTCCTCGACGAGGTGCTGCTCGGGCTCCTCGCCCAGGACTGGAAGCCGAACACTCCCTAG